The following are encoded together in the Solanum stenotomum isolate F172 unplaced genomic scaffold, ASM1918654v1 scaffold31089, whole genome shotgun sequence genome:
- the LOC125851971 gene encoding uncharacterized protein LOC125851971 encodes MAKLNDYRVFFFSKDSLIHCPSKVKMWQQLIKILSLIQDVSPNQDEDSLLDEGNIMAPDKKWMHLIHNRLDDAYIHGVESFLNYTFTRLREANEIRCPCVKCCNAVSRTREIVRSHLIVHGIIQNYTFWYHHGETAGETEESDSAFVDDDDKIGEDNEEDEIHDILRDLHPVFNVDNMNRSDDDVLEEEPXDDDDKIGEDNEEDEIHDILRDLHPVFNVDNMNTSDDDVLEEEPNPEAKRFYSLLKDFDQPLYEGSKVSKLSTLVKLLHIKSIGHWSNNSFNMLLKMLKKDLLPDESNLPDSYYEARKLIKSLGLSYDRIDACRNDCMLYWKNDKFVDSCKICGASRWKEDKHNGETKFKKGKKIPYKILRYFPLKTRLQRLFMSSKTSPLMRWHHENKANDGIMRHPVDSKAWKKFDELHQSFALEPRNVRLGLASDGFQPFGCSRTPYSIWPVVLIPYNLPPWLCMKQENFILSMLIPGPGSPGDAIDVYLQPLIDELKELWETGVCTFDASTKQNFTLHAALLWTINDFPAYGNLSGWSTKGKLACPCCNRETSSIRLTNGKKQCYMGHRRFLPLNHKWRNDKKSFDGTVERRLPPNTLSGDDILDQVADLDGLPLTNDQKKKVKLSHDSRGDNWNKKSIFFDLPYWKTLLLRHNLDVMHIEKNICDNILGTILNIKGKTKDTLTSRLDLQELNIRKELHPKRNGEKYELPTACFTLSPEEKHKFLSFLKDLKVPDGFSSNISHCINMKDHKISGLKSHDCHVLLQHLIPLAIRSMLCNEVCEPLIELSLFFNLLGAKCLKLEELEQIKAQIPETLCKLEKVFIPAFFDVMEHLPIHLANEAMIGGPVQYRSMYPVERWLYFLKLFIRNRSCVEGSIAEGYIANEFTTLCSRYLHTMETKFNLLERNYDGGVIESDGGLMIFCQPGKALKGGKPHLLDLKEMEQAHIYILKNCDEVQPFLE; translated from the exons ATGGCCAAATTGAATGATTACAGGGTGTTCTTCTTCAGCAAGGATAGCTTGATCCACTGCCCATCCAAAGTGAAGATGTGGCAACAATTGATCAAGATTCTATCTCTAATACAAGATGTCTCTCCAAATCAGGATGAAGACTCGCTTCTGGACGAAG GTAATATTATGGCACCTGATAAGAAATGGATGCATCTTATTCATAATAGACTTGATGATGCTTATATACATGGGGTAGAAAGCTTTCTGAATTATACTTTTACGAGATTGAGGGAAGCAAATGAAATAAGATGTCCATGTGTCAAATGTTGTAATGCAGTGTCTCGAACACGAGAGATTGTTAGATCACATTTAATAGTACATggaataattcaaaattataccTTTTGGTATCACCATGGAGAGACAGCAGGTGAGACAGAAGAATCAGATTCCGCATTTGTAGATGATGACGATAAAATTGGCGAGGATAATGAGGAGGATGAAATACATGACATTCTCAGAGATTTACATCCTGTTTTTAATGTAGATAATATGAATAGAAGCGATGATGACGTTCTTGAGGAGGAACCAANAGATGATGACGATAAAATTGGCGAGGATAATGAGGAGGATGAAATACATGACATTCTCAGAGATTTACATCCTGTTTTTAATGTAGATAATATGAATACAAGCGATGATGACGTTCTCGAGGAGGAACCAAATCCTGAAGCAAAAAGATTTTATAGTCTTTTAAAGGATTTTGATCAACCCCTGTACGAAGGTTCAAAAGTTTCAAAACTTTCAACTTTGGTGAAATTGCTTCATATTAAAAGTATTGGTCATTGGAGTAATAACTCATTTAATATGTTATTGAAGATGTTAAAGAAAGATTTGTTGCCTGATGAATCAAACTTGCCAGATTCATATTACGAAGCAAGGAAGTTAATTAAAAGCTTAGGGCTTTCATATGATCGGATCGATGCATGTAGGAATGATTGCATGCTATATTGGAAGAATGACAAGTTTGTTGATTCTTGCAAAATTTGTGGCGCATCTAGATGGAAGGAGGATAAACATAATGGGGAAACCAAAtttaaaaaggggaaaaagatACCATACAAGATCTTACGCTACTTTCCTTTAAAGACAAGACTTCAAAGATTGTTTATGTCCTCAAAAACATCTCCTTTAATGAGATGGCATCATGAAAACAAAGCTAATGATGGAATTATGAGGCACCCGGTTGATTCAAAAGCATGGAAAAAGTTTGATGAACTTCATCAATCATTTGCTCTGGAGCCTCGTAATGTTAGGCTTGGACTTGCTAGTGATGGTTTTCAACCATTTGGATGTTCTAGAACTCCGTATAGTATTTGGCCTGTGGTACTTATTCCTTATAACTTACCACCATGGTTATGCATGAAGCaggaaaattttattttgtcaatgCTTATTCCCGGTCCTGGAAGTCCTGGAGATGCAATTGATGTTTATCTCCAACctttaattgatgaattaaaGGAATTATGGGAAACTGGAGTTTGTACCTTTGATGCGTCCACTAAACAGAATTTCACATTGCATGCTGCTTTATTATGGACCATTAATGACTTTCCAGCTTATGGAAATTTATCAGGTTGGAGTACAAAAGGAAAATTGGCTTGCCCATGTTGTAATAGAGAAACTTCCTCAATAAGATTGACAAATGGTAAAAAACAGTGTTATATGGGTCATAGACGCTTTCTTCCTCTTAATCACAAATGGAGGAATGATAAGAAGTCATTTGATGGTACTGTAGAGAGGAGATTACCTCCAAATACATTATCTGGTGATGACATACTTGATCAAGTGGCTGATTTAGATGGGTTACCTCTAACTAATGATCAAAAGAAGAAGGTTAAACTATCACATGATAGTAGAGGTGATAATTGGAATAAGAAGAGTATATTTTTTGACCTTCCATATTGGAAAACTCTGTTGTTGCGGCATAATTtagatgtgatgcacattgagAAGAATATATGTGATAATATTTTGGGAACAATCTTGAATATCAAAGGCAAAACAAAAGACACCTTGACCAGTCGTTTGGATTTGCAAGAATTGAATATCAGGAAAGAATTACATCCAAaaagaaatggagaaaaataTGAGTTACCGACAGCATGTTTCACATTATCTCCTGAAGAGAAGCATaagtttttaagctttttgaAGGATTTAAAGGTTCCAGATggattttcatcaaatatttctcACTGTATCAATATGAAAGATCACAAAATCTCAGGATtaaaaagtcatgattgtcatgttcTACTTCAACATTTAATCCCACTTGCCATACGTAGTATGCTATGCAATGAAGTGTGTGAGCCGCTAATTGAGTTGTCATTGTTTTTCAATCTGCTTGGAGCAAAGTGCTTAAAACTTGAGGAGTTGGAACAAATAAAAGCACAAATTCCTGAAACTCTATGCAAGTTAGAAAAGGTTTTCATTCCTGCATTTTTTGATGTCATGGAGCACTTGCCAATTCATTTAGCTAATGAGGCTATGATTGGTGGACCTGTTCAATACCGCTCAATGTATCCAGTGGAACGATGGTTATATTTTTTGAAGCTTTTTATTCGTAATAGATCTTGCGTTGAAGGGTCTATTGCAGAGGGATATATAGCAAATGAATTTACAACCTTATGTTCAAGGTATTTGCATACAATGGAAACAAAATTCAATCTCCTTGAACGAAACTATGATGGGGGTGTTATAGAATCCGATGGAGGTTTAATGATCTTCTGTCAACCTGGAAAAGCTTTAAAAGGCGGCAAGCCACACCTACTTGATTTAAAAGAAATGGAGCAAGcccatatttatattttgaagaatTGTGATGAAGTTCAACCATTTCTCGAGTAA